The Alnus glutinosa chromosome 3, dhAlnGlut1.1, whole genome shotgun sequence nucleotide sequence aagaacattACAAAATTATTAGCTAAGGCATACcctgttagagaatatattgatatcGTATATTATGGTACTCTCTATATATTGAAGAATTTGATTTAAtcatcattaattgtaattgattataatcaaatcagatttaaaTACaatcaattctgatttgattatattctatttacataccattttgtattctctctatatccttATAAACaaggatcatttgtattgtaaattaatcaaACAATAAGAGCAAAAATGTAGCCATTTGAGCTTTATCATGTAGACATAGGTCATAAACCgaactatataaaaaaaaaatctcttatctcttttctattattccgctttattttattttagcattatattttctttcatacCCCGTGCTATAACCAGATCGAGCATGCATGACCAACAACTAATTGGGAAAATGGGAGCCAAGGTTGGCCTTTTCCATAACTCTGGATTTATCTCACTCTtactcaaattcaaaaagaaacaTATTCTCCCCCATGATCGAGGTGGAAAGAAAGAGATCCCGTCGGCTTCCAGGCTCCCAGTATATAGTGGGGTCCTAAAATAAATCATCCTGTATCGTAATTCCCTTGCTTTCTTCATCCGGTACATTGAACTTACCCCATAGTCTTGACAAATCCTCTGCCGTGTTTCCCATATATAGGATCAGTACTATCCAATCCTGTCTTGATAGAGAGAAGACTATCAAAGCAGAGAAGGGACAGAGAAAAAACTCCCGGCCCTGATCAGAAGGCTAGAGATCGAAGAAAGCTTCACCTCTAGGTTTCATGTGGCCTATACTTGTATCATTTTTGGGATTCAATCGATGGCTCCTTTCATATGCCTTACTCACCAAATTAGGGTGGTAATCCGTATATATATTCCCGTATCAAggtataaatattaaattatgtaaattaattatatttttaatttatttaattaaataggttagaGTCGTCTCTCGATATAATTcactaatttatatattaaaatttgtgTCAAATCTAGTATCATTTCAGAAATTGTCAGGCTTGGCCAAATGCATGCAAGGAGCCAACTGGCCAAGTACGAATTTATAGCCTTATAGGCAGAGAGTGTCGACATGTTTTTGGCATGTAGCTTATCGTACGTGTTGTCATTTgattcttcaattttcataaaaaagaaaaaaattaaaaataaaaaaaaataacaacgattctttaatttattattattttttatttaatgaataATTCTTCTACTTTTCCCTTTAATATGCTGTGTCCTTGAGCTACACTTTTTGTcgacatttttcctttttggcccttttttttctcctccCCCCCGGTTGAAGGACAATGCGTTATAAAGAGGACAGGTTGGCGACGTCAGTACTGTCCCACTTGCACatcttttgtctttcttttacattttttacaagcaaaattttaaatttaatctcAGCTTTCAAACTATTTTAATTACTTGGTGAATGAGTTTTGAATTCAATAAtcatttccttctcttttttgtcCAATAAATTAATAGGGGTTATGCCACGTTTTACACGCAAGCATCATCGTGGATGGAGCCAAAAGCTCTTCCAAATACATGtcaatagttaaaaaaaattatttttttttcttcgcaTAAACAATGAAGACCACCACCGAGCTACTCCCGAACTATCTTCGAACCATCCCTGAGCCACTCACAGACTATCACTGAGCCATCTTAGACCGTAACTGACCCACCCTCTTACCATAACTAGACTACCCTCAGACCACCGACAAGcaattattttacattaatatttttatattgtgaataaaaattaatttttataggttaaaatgattgaataaaaatataaaacatatatGTGATTTCCGTACACGCCAAACATAGGCCGAAAATATCttcttgaaaaattattttcttaaaagcATTTTAAaacgaaaatattttatgccgaacaaatggagcataaataaaaattatataaatgaaaatttagaattttccTCTTTAGAAATCAAAACCCGAATGAGACGTATATATGTTAGCAATTCCGCGGAAAAGACAGGTTGGATAGTCAATTTCAAATTGTGGGCTAAAAGTATGCAAACCATCTAGAGGATCAAATAGCCTATTCCTTTGTCCATTGGACAAAGCCATCGCAAGCCTTGACCCCACCCGTCCCAACCCTTTATACAAATTTCCAAGTTTCTGTGGAAATTTGATCATCTCTAATAAAAGACAAGCAGAAATGAATTAATATGaacttttgcttttattttctctaattaatataaacatataattatttCTAAGCAAATATTGCAAGTGGCCGGGATATTGAAGTTATTAACATCGATCGATAACATGCTTGTTGTACAATTAAAGGAGGCGGGCAGCCTTAATTAAGCCTTAAGCCTAGAGAAACTGGCTAAAATCACCGTCAAAATCAATGTTCAAACTAAGAGAATCAGTGTCCCTACAGGAGTACATGGTAGACACCACATCTCCGTTATCGGACCCCATAGGCCCGGACAACTCGAAATCCTTTAAATCTGGCCAAAGATGATCGCCCAAAGACGGAAGGTTGTCAGTCAGGTCACTCAGTGCCTCTTCCTTAGATTCCTCTTTTATGGTTGGGGTGGAGGAGCTGACAGTCGTCACAGCGCCATCTTCTTTACTTGGGATCGCTGATTCCGAATTACCCAAGAAAGATTCCCAACCATGACATTCCGTGATGATTTGCGGCGTCTTTAGTATGTCTCTGCACGTGTGATGACCAATGTATGTGGTCTGAAACATTTGCGGATCGTCTTCCTTTCTCTGGACTTGTTTGGTCGCCCGGCAACCTTGATCGAACTTGCGCGTACATCGGAAGTAACTCCTGTCAAATCACAAATTACCAATCCAATTAATTAGCTCTTCCTTAAACAATCCTCTCGATCTgttaaaactcaaaaattacACAATTACGGAATTAGTAAAAGAATAAAGCTCACACCTTGGGTGCTTAGCATTGAGGATCTCCTTTTGGCCGTACTTTCTCCACGCATGACCATCATTCTCTACTGTGGGAGAGACTGTTGTCCATGTGTGTGCAGTCTTCCTGCAAACAAGAAAATGCAACTATTAGAGTCCATTGAATTTGGTTCGAATCTCTTAACCCGATTCGCGTGAAAAAAGTGGCCCTCTCTCGGAGGTAATTTCcgtcatataaaaaaaaatttatatatatgtatagatgttagataattttttttacctccTCCTGTAACACCCTCTACGATCCTTGGAAGCGGGCCTCTTTCTGCTACTCTCGCCAGAGTCTTCAGACCTCCGGTCATCGCAATGCGAATCAGCATGGGAAACAGCCTGAAGGTTCTGACAAACCTCCCCAGACTCAAAAGAAGTGAGTACAGAAATAGACTCGGTGAAAGATCTTAAGATTTTGGACACAAGCTGGTCTTCCAAGGTTTTGTGGAGCAGGGTCTTGAGCTGGGTTGCGCACTCCTGGCCTTGAACTAGCTCTTTGATCACCTTTTGCCGAGTGTTTGACAGCTTCTCAGGCCAAGGAGTGCCCATTATGTTTAACTACTGGCCGGGTTTGTTTGCTTGAAACTTCGTGGTtaattttttcacaaaaaaaatgagTAGATGAGGGCTGTGGAGTGAGGAGGAGAAGAAAGGGATAGAGAGTTTTATATGAAGCTACAGAATGGGCTGAGGAAAGAGAGAAGTAATTTAATGGAAGTTGTAAGGAAGGAGGGGTTGATGTGAATGGGAAGGAAGAAAATTCCACCCATGTGCTTACAAAGCTATGCTGACGTTTTTCTGTGACGCAAGGCTGACGGGGTCTGTCCTTTTGAGCTTATCTGGTGAAGTAACTTCTTTGTACCAACTTAAAGGTCCTACTGCTACGTCACTAAATACTAAATAATGCTAGGACCGCTGCATCTAGTAACCTTTCTGAATTCTGACCCATATAGTAACGGCCTCCATTTCAATCTACCTATACTCCTATAGTAACATCTtcatgccaaaaaaataaaaaataaaaataaagcctTCATTAAAAGGTTCACTTTACATGTATCGATGATGgatacattatttttttctaa carries:
- the LOC133863549 gene encoding probable WRKY transcription factor 70 isoform X1, translated to MGTPWPEKLSNTRQKVIKELVQGQECATQLKTLLHKTLEDQLVSKILRSFTESISVLTSFESGEVCQNLQAVSHADSHCDDRRSEDSGESSRKRPASKDRRGCYRRRKTAHTWTTVSPTVENDGHAWRKYGQKEILNAKHPRSYFRCTRKFDQGCRATKQVQRKEDDPQMFQTTYIGHHTCRDILKTPQIITECHGWESFLGNSESAIPSKEDGAVTTVSSSTPTIKEESKEEALSDLTDNLPSLGDHLWPDLKDFELSGPMGSDNGDVVSTMYSCRDTDSLSLNIDFDGDFSQFL
- the LOC133863549 gene encoding probable WRKY transcription factor 70 isoform X2 yields the protein MGTPWPEKLSNTRQKVIKELVQGQECATQLKTLLHKTLEDQLVSKILRSFTESISVLTSFESGEVCQNLQAVSHADSHCDDRRSEDSGESSRKRPASKDRRGCYRRRSYFRCTRKFDQGCRATKQVQRKEDDPQMFQTTYIGHHTCRDILKTPQIITECHGWESFLGNSESAIPSKEDGAVTTVSSSTPTIKEESKEEALSDLTDNLPSLGDHLWPDLKDFELSGPMGSDNGDVVSTMYSCRDTDSLSLNIDFDGDFSQFL